The following are encoded together in the Xiphophorus hellerii strain 12219 chromosome 3, Xiphophorus_hellerii-4.1, whole genome shotgun sequence genome:
- the them4 gene encoding acyl-coenzyme A thioesterase THEM4, with product MARSLGRIVSGFRCFGSLPFGNPPLKTQCSGVLFRTTSERTLVHVLPKIFPRKPRDFSLPNSSWGKEMMELYNHYNRLSKEATEGQEDHGEEWTRLPSYNRTLKYATGGAYLSKIIQSKARLFTRNIRDPGAAFEYVLFFRQDKLKCVCIFQAGHLLEGPPGHVHGGAIATMIDTVTGTHASLLSAPVMTANLNVNYRSPIPLGSTVLIESILDKEDGRKMYISCRVTSTDGSKLHTEATALFLSISVSNLLRR from the exons ATGGCACGAAGTCTAGGTCGAATAGTCAGCGGATTTCGGTGCTTCGGTTCTCTCCCGTTCGGGAATCCACCACTGAAAACACAATGTTCCGGTGTTTTATTCAGGACCACCTCAGAGCGGACCTTGGTG CATGTACTCCCAAAAATCTTTCCCCGAAAACCTCGAGACTTCAGCCTGCCCAACTCGTCATGGGGGAAAGAGATGATGGAGCTCTACAACCATTACAACAGGCTGAGTAAGGAGGCGACAGAAGGGCAAGAGGACCATGGAGAGGAGTGGACAAGACTGCCAAGCTACAATCGGACTCTAAAGTATGCAACAG GGGGAGCGTATCTCAGCAAGATAATCCAGTCAAAAGCTCGCCTTTTCACCCGGAACATCAGGGACCCTGGAGCAGCGTTTGAGtacgttttatttttcagacaagACAAGCTCAAGTGTGTATGCATCTTCCAAGCTGGACACCTTTTGGAAGGGCCGCCAGG ACATGTCCACGGGGGGGCAATAGCCACCATGATCGACACCGTCACAGGAACGCATGCCTCTCTGCTTTCTGCACCGGTTATGACCGCCAACCTTAATGTCAATTACCGCAG TCCCATCCCACTTGGAAGTACTGTGCTGATTGAATCCATTCTGGACAAAGAGGATGgcagaaaaatgtatatttcatgTAGAGTGACCAGCACGGACGGCTCCAAACTCCACACAGAGGCAACAG CACTGTTTTTGTCAATCAGTGTCAGCAACCTGCTGAGAAGGTGA
- the LOC116717917 gene encoding myosin-2, whose protein sequence is MKLVVFFVAVSVAVMVAMIFQTLRQELSLRNLRARMVESSAEVKRREDSIMDMKSKIQELKTTVDNANLKLEDLKKEKSEKEKALKESEKSLETCNAGKGNAEKKKTELGESINKLKTDHEAAKNKAQQEIGRLKQQILDREKTICAHADLTKEEARKLCGKSAPPQ, encoded by the exons atgaagctggtggttttttttgtcGCCGTCAGCGTGGCGGTTATGGTAGCGATGATTTTCCAGACTCTGCGTCAGGAGCTGAGTCTGCGTAACCTGAGGGCCCGCATGGTGGAGAGCTCTGCGGAGGTCAAGAGGAGGGAAGACTCCATCATGGACATGAAAAGTAAAATCCAGGAGCTCAAAACCACAGTGGATAACGCCAACCTGAAGCTGGAGGACCTGAAGAAGGAGAAGTCAGAGAAGGAGAAGGCACTAAAGGAGTCTGAGAAAAGTCTGGAGACCTGCAATGCGGGGAAG GGAAACGCtgaaaagaagaagacagagtTGGGGGAATccataaataaacttaaaa ctgatcaTGAAGCCGCTAAGAATAAGGCTCAACAGGAGATTGGGAGATTGAAACAACAGATTTTGGACAGAGAAAAAACTATTTGTGCCCATGCAGATTTGACTAAGGAAGAAGCACG gaaaCTGTGTGGAAAGTCCGCTCCAccacaataa
- the LOC116716695 gene encoding nucleolar protein 58 yields the protein MKVQLVLPLALLTSVLLVGILKMRKRDHEKGEKLSRFQDIKLRVTSDVLQEYQKEKIEMQNQLEKVQGELKSMEEEVEVVKTKAEKAAGDLTGCESSQKSGTDQQAAEETNLGNLKAQTEKEKTEWNAELDRLKKQLTEKSPVCNFLKEYPDQIKTMCGIKEEPKAEPPKQEEKKEPPKQEEKKEEPPKQEEKKEEPPKQEEKKEEPPKQEEKKEEPPKQEEKKEPPKQEEKKEVNPAKDTSG from the exons ATGAAGGTGCAACTCGTGCTCCCTCTGGCGTTGCTGACGTCTGTTCTTTTGGTGGGAATACTAAAGATGCGCAAAAGGGACCACGAGAAGGGCGAGAAGCTGAGCCGGTTCCAGGACATCAAGCTGCGGGTGACCAGCGATGTCCTCCAGGAGTACCAGAAGGAGAAGATAGAGATGCAGAACCAGCTGGAAAAGGTTCAGGGCGAGCTGAAGTCCATGGAGGAAGAAGTGGAGGTTGTGAAGACCAAAGCAGAGAAGGCGGCTGGAGATTTAACCGGCTGCGAGAGTTCCCAG AAATCTGGTACAGATCAGCAGGCAGCAGAGGAAACAAATTTGGGCAACCTCAAAG CCCAAACTGAGAAGGAGAAGACAGAGTGGAACGCAGAACTAGATCGACTGAAAAAGCAGCTGACAGAAAAAAGTCCAGTGTGTAACTTCTTGAAAGAGTACCCAGACCAAATAAA GACTATGTGCGGCATTAAAGAAGAGCCAAAGGCAGAGCCTCCcaaacaagaagagaaaaaagaaccCCCgaaacaagaagagaaaaaagaagaaccCCCgaaacaagaagagaaaaaagaagaaccCCCgaaacaagaagagaaaaaagaagaaccCCCgaaacaagaagagaaaaaagaagaaccCCCgaaacaagaagagaaaaaagagcCCCCgaaacaagaagagaaaaaaga ggtgaaccccgccaaAGATACCAGCGGGTAA